In the Bradyrhizobium guangzhouense genome, one interval contains:
- a CDS encoding ABC transporter permease — protein MRPLDSVTSKQRVAYGLAFFVLFVALWSWATFGGHVSKTFLANPLTMVQEGYDLLVKQGFVFDIGMTIWRVVGGFALAAIIAVPLGVLMGAYKPIEAFLEPFVSFARYLPASAFIPLLILWAGIGELQKLLVIFIGSVFQVILMVAVTVGATRRDLVEAAYTLGASDRGIIRRVLLPSSAPEIAEILRLVLGWAWTYVIVAELIGSSSGIGHMITDSQALLNTGQIIFGIIVIGLIGLLSDFMFKAFNAWLFPWRLA, from the coding sequence ATGCGTCCCCTGGATTCCGTGACATCGAAGCAGCGCGTGGCCTATGGCCTTGCCTTCTTTGTGCTGTTCGTCGCCCTCTGGTCCTGGGCGACCTTCGGCGGCCATGTGTCGAAAACCTTTCTCGCCAATCCGCTGACCATGGTGCAGGAAGGCTACGATCTGCTGGTCAAGCAGGGCTTTGTGTTCGACATCGGCATGACGATCTGGCGCGTCGTCGGCGGCTTTGCGCTCGCCGCCATCATCGCCGTGCCGCTCGGCGTGCTGATGGGCGCCTATAAGCCGATCGAGGCCTTTCTCGAACCGTTCGTCTCCTTTGCGCGCTATCTGCCCGCCTCCGCCTTTATTCCGCTGCTGATCCTGTGGGCCGGCATCGGCGAATTGCAGAAGCTGCTCGTGATCTTCATCGGCTCGGTGTTCCAGGTCATCCTGATGGTTGCGGTGACCGTCGGTGCGACGCGGCGTGATCTGGTCGAGGCGGCCTATACGCTTGGCGCAAGCGACCGCGGCATCATCCGCCGCGTGCTGCTGCCCTCCTCTGCGCCCGAGATCGCGGAAATCCTGCGCCTGGTGCTGGGCTGGGCCTGGACCTACGTCATCGTCGCCGAGCTGATCGGCTCGTCCTCGGGGATCGGCCACATGATCACCGACAGCCAGGCACTGCTCAACACCGGCCAGATCATCTTCGGCATCATCGTGATCGGCCTGATCGGCCTGCTCTCGGACTTCATGTTCAAGGCATTCAACGCCTGGCTGTTTCCGTGGAGGCTGGCATGA
- a CDS encoding ABC transporter substrate-binding protein: protein MRSSTVFATIIALAAATPALADDVKVGIGISGWTGFAPLTLAKEAGIFRKHGLDVTIKKIPQKDRHLAIASGDVQCAATTVETWISWNANGVATKQIFQLDKSYGADGMAVRNDVTSIKDLKGKTVAASAPGTSPYFALAWMLKKNGLTVKDVTVVNLEPAAAAQAFVSGQNDAAMTYEPYLSTVRAAPDKGKIIATTLDYPIVMDTFGCTPKFLSENPKAAQALADSYFESLDMIAKDQAKSYEIMGADVKQTGEQFGNSAKYLRWQDKAANQKFFTGDFLAFNKDAAELLLEMGIIKSTPKVEDLFDASFIK from the coding sequence ATGCGTAGTTCGACAGTTTTTGCGACAATCATTGCGCTCGCGGCCGCCACTCCCGCGCTCGCCGACGACGTCAAGGTCGGCATCGGCATCTCCGGATGGACCGGCTTTGCACCGCTGACGCTGGCAAAGGAAGCCGGCATCTTCAGGAAGCACGGCCTCGACGTCACGATCAAAAAGATCCCGCAGAAGGACCGCCACCTCGCCATCGCCTCCGGCGACGTGCAGTGCGCGGCGACCACGGTCGAGACCTGGATCTCCTGGAATGCCAACGGTGTCGCTACCAAGCAGATCTTCCAGCTCGACAAGAGCTACGGCGCCGACGGCATGGCCGTGCGCAACGACGTCACGTCGATCAAGGATCTGAAGGGCAAGACGGTGGCCGCCTCCGCGCCCGGCACCTCGCCCTATTTCGCGCTGGCCTGGATGCTGAAGAAGAACGGCCTCACGGTGAAGGACGTCACCGTCGTCAACCTCGAGCCGGCCGCCGCCGCGCAGGCCTTCGTCTCCGGCCAGAACGATGCCGCGATGACCTATGAGCCTTACCTGTCGACCGTGCGCGCTGCGCCCGACAAGGGCAAGATCATCGCGACCACGTTGGACTATCCGATCGTGATGGACACGTTCGGCTGCACGCCGAAGTTCCTGAGCGAGAACCCGAAGGCGGCGCAGGCGCTGGCCGACAGCTATTTCGAATCGCTCGACATGATCGCCAAGGACCAGGCCAAGTCCTACGAGATCATGGGCGCCGACGTGAAGCAGACCGGCGAGCAGTTCGGCAATTCGGCGAAGTATCTGCGCTGGCAGGACAAGGCCGCGAACCAGAAATTCTTCACCGGCGACTTCCTCGCCTTCAACAAGGATGCGGCCGAGCTGCTGCTCGAAATGGGCATCATCAAATCGACGCCGAAGGTCGAGGACCTCTTCGACGCCAGTTTCATCAAGTAA
- the hutC gene encoding histidine utilization repressor, with the protein MSLATDSADKPTLYKRIRADIEKRILTGEWPPGHRIPFEHELVARYGCSRMTVNKALSELAQADLIERRRRAGSFVRRPQHQSAVLKIADMRAEITALGRNYGYELISRKLRAATAADRERLGVKKAGKVVAISCRHSADNVPFAVEDRLIDLSSVPSAATADFSREPPGSWLLHHVPWTEAEHTISAIVADDRTAEALDIAVGAPCLVIDRYTWRSARTITAVRLLYPGDSHRLVARFKGG; encoded by the coding sequence ATGAGCCTTGCCACAGATAGCGCCGACAAGCCGACGCTCTACAAGCGCATTCGCGCGGACATCGAAAAACGCATCCTGACCGGCGAATGGCCGCCCGGCCATCGCATTCCGTTCGAGCACGAGCTGGTCGCGCGCTACGGCTGCTCGCGCATGACGGTGAACAAGGCGCTGTCGGAACTCGCCCAGGCCGATCTGATCGAGCGGCGGCGCCGCGCCGGCTCGTTCGTGCGCCGGCCGCAGCATCAATCAGCAGTGCTCAAGATCGCCGACATGCGCGCTGAGATTACCGCGCTCGGCCGCAATTATGGTTACGAGCTGATCAGCCGCAAACTGCGCGCGGCAACCGCTGCAGACCGCGAGCGTCTCGGCGTCAAGAAAGCCGGCAAGGTGGTCGCAATCTCTTGCCGCCACAGCGCCGACAACGTGCCGTTCGCCGTCGAGGATCGGCTGATCGATCTGTCATCCGTGCCATCCGCGGCGACCGCAGATTTCTCGCGCGAGCCGCCCGGCTCATGGCTGCTTCATCACGTTCCATGGACGGAAGCCGAGCATACGATCAGCGCCATCGTTGCTGATGATCGCACGGCTGAGGCGCTCGACATCGCCGTCGGCGCGCCCTGTCTCGTGATCGACCGCTATACCTGGCGTAGCGCGCGCACAATCACCGCGGTGCGCCTGCTCTATCCCGGCGACTCTCACCGCCTTGTCGCGCGATTCAAGGGAGGTTGA
- a CDS encoding formimidoylglutamate deiminase, translated as MTRLHFASALLPSSWANDVQVVITAGAIAEVTPDVAPAADHERHAIALPGLASLHSHAFQRGMAGLAEQRGDSADTFWTWRETMYRFALAMTPDDVAAVATLLYVEMLEQGFTRVGEFHYLHHDRDGSHYADPAEMAVRIAQAADASGIGLTLLPSFYAHGSFGGAAPHGGQRRFLCSVDQFAKLMAASRRAIANLPGANIGIAPHSLRAVAPDELAAIIPLANGGPVHIHAAEQVKEVEDCLAWSGQRPVQWLLEHAPVDERWCLIHATHMTDREVSAFASTGAVAGLCPVTEASLGDGIFPAREFLDAGGSFGVGTDSNVLVGAADELRQLEYGQRLKHRARNVLSGGAGRSTGRALFDAALAGGTRALAQATVGLIPGARADIVTLDATHPSLAGRTRDAVIDGWIFAAGSGAIDCVWAGGNKVVEGGRHKSRQSARQRFNAAMRRLVA; from the coding sequence ATGACCCGTCTGCATTTCGCCTCCGCGCTCCTGCCTTCGAGCTGGGCCAATGACGTGCAGGTGGTGATCACCGCCGGCGCGATCGCAGAGGTGACGCCCGATGTCGCGCCCGCGGCGGACCATGAACGCCACGCCATCGCGCTTCCGGGACTGGCGAGCCTGCACAGCCACGCGTTTCAGCGCGGAATGGCGGGACTTGCGGAGCAGCGCGGCGACAGCGCCGACACGTTCTGGACCTGGCGCGAGACGATGTACCGTTTCGCGCTGGCGATGACGCCTGACGACGTCGCCGCCGTCGCGACACTGCTCTATGTCGAGATGCTGGAGCAGGGTTTTACCCGCGTCGGCGAATTCCATTATCTGCATCATGATCGCGACGGCTCGCACTACGCTGACCCCGCCGAAATGGCGGTGCGCATCGCCCAAGCTGCCGACGCCTCCGGCATCGGCCTGACGCTGCTGCCGAGTTTTTATGCGCATGGCTCCTTTGGCGGTGCTGCGCCGCATGGGGGCCAGCGTCGCTTCCTCTGCTCTGTCGATCAGTTCGCCAAGTTGATGGCGGCCTCGCGCAGGGCGATCGCAAACCTGCCAGGCGCGAATATCGGCATCGCCCCGCACAGCCTGCGCGCGGTGGCGCCGGACGAGCTCGCGGCGATCATTCCGCTCGCCAATGGCGGCCCCGTGCATATTCACGCCGCGGAGCAGGTGAAAGAGGTCGAGGATTGCCTGGCCTGGTCGGGCCAGCGTCCAGTCCAATGGCTGCTGGAGCACGCGCCAGTCGACGAGCGCTGGTGCCTCATTCACGCGACGCACATGACGGACCGGGAAGTCAGCGCATTCGCCAGCACCGGCGCGGTCGCGGGACTCTGCCCTGTGACCGAAGCGAGCCTCGGCGATGGCATCTTTCCGGCACGAGAATTTCTCGACGCCGGCGGTTCGTTCGGCGTCGGGACCGATTCCAACGTGCTGGTCGGCGCTGCGGACGAGCTGCGTCAACTCGAATATGGCCAGCGGCTCAAGCATCGCGCGCGCAACGTGCTCTCGGGCGGAGCCGGCCGTTCGACCGGTCGGGCGCTGTTCGACGCGGCCCTTGCAGGCGGCACCCGGGCGCTGGCGCAAGCGACAGTCGGCCTCATCCCTGGCGCGCGCGCCGACATCGTCACCCTCGACGCCACGCATCCCTCGCTGGCGGGACGCACGCGCGACGCCGTCATCGACGGCTGGATCTTCGCGGCAGGAAGCGGCGCGATCGATTGCGTCTGGGCCGGCGGCAACAAGGTTGTTGAAGGTGGCCGGCACAAATCGCGCCAATCCGCGCGTCAGCGCTTCAACGCCGCGATGCGAAGGCTCGTCGCATGA
- the hutI gene encoding imidazolonepropionase — protein MAERFDRIWHNARLATMRADRPDLGEIDRGVIATRGGHIAYAGAAADFPGDADAIQWIDCEGRWITPGLVDCHTHLVYGGNRAHEFELRLKGASYEEIARAGGGIVSTVAATRKASEAELIASALPRLDALIGEGATTVEIKSGYGLDTETEMRQLSAARSLGRQRKVAIRTSFLGAHALPVEAGGDKDRYIGLVCEEMLPAIAKAGLADAVDAFMEGIAFSAEQTARVFEAARGLGLPVKLHADQLSNLGGAALAAKFSALSADHLEHTDETGAAAMAKAGTVAVLLPGAFYFIRETQKPPVETFRRHGVAMALATDCNPGSSPLTSLLLAMNMGATLFRMNVAECLTGTTREGARALGVLGETGTLEAGKWCDLAIWDIERPAELVYRIGFNPLHRRVWRGQ, from the coding sequence ATGGCAGAGCGCTTCGACCGGATCTGGCATAACGCCCGGCTCGCCACCATGCGGGCCGACCGTCCCGATCTCGGCGAGATCGACCGCGGCGTGATTGCCACGCGCGGCGGCCACATCGCTTATGCTGGCGCTGCGGCGGATTTTCCCGGCGATGCCGACGCCATCCAGTGGATCGATTGCGAGGGGCGCTGGATCACGCCGGGGCTCGTCGATTGCCACACTCACCTCGTCTATGGCGGCAACCGCGCGCATGAGTTCGAGCTGCGCCTGAAGGGCGCAAGCTACGAGGAGATTGCGCGCGCCGGCGGCGGGATCGTTTCCACTGTGGCCGCAACGCGCAAGGCGAGTGAGGCCGAACTGATCGCAAGTGCCTTGCCGCGGCTGGATGCGTTGATCGGCGAGGGCGCAACCACGGTCGAGATCAAGTCCGGCTACGGTCTCGATACCGAGACCGAGATGCGGCAGCTTTCTGCTGCGCGTAGCCTTGGCCGTCAGCGGAAGGTTGCGATCCGCACCTCCTTCCTCGGCGCGCATGCATTGCCGGTGGAAGCCGGTGGTGACAAGGATCGTTATATCGGCCTCGTCTGTGAGGAGATGCTGCCGGCTATCGCAAAGGCCGGGTTGGCCGATGCGGTCGACGCCTTCATGGAGGGCATCGCGTTTTCGGCCGAGCAGACGGCACGGGTGTTCGAGGCGGCGAGAGGGCTGGGTCTGCCGGTGAAGTTGCACGCCGATCAACTCTCGAATCTCGGCGGCGCCGCGCTCGCCGCGAAATTCTCCGCGCTGTCGGCCGACCATCTCGAGCACACGGATGAGACCGGGGCCGCCGCAATGGCAAAAGCCGGAACGGTGGCGGTGTTGCTGCCTGGCGCGTTCTACTTCATTCGTGAAACGCAAAAGCCGCCGGTCGAGACCTTCCGCAGGCACGGCGTTGCCATGGCGCTTGCGACCGACTGCAATCCCGGCAGCTCGCCTTTGACCTCGCTGCTGCTCGCCATGAACATGGGCGCGACGCTGTTCCGGATGAACGTCGCCGAATGCCTCACCGGGACCACGCGCGAAGGCGCGCGGGCGCTTGGCGTCCTTGGTGAGACCGGCACGCTCGAAGCCGGAAAATGGTGTGACCTCGCGATCTGGGACATCGAGCGGCCCGCCGAGCTGGTCTACCGCATCGGCTTCAATCCGCTGCATCGACGGGTGTGGAGGGGCCAGTGA
- the hutH gene encoding histidine ammonia-lyase: MTGQGTAIVVRPGSVSFDDLARVLAGAAAVLDPSFWSRVEAAAEIVAKAALGAAPVYGINTGFGKLASKRIPPDQTALLQRNLIVSHCCGVGPAAPEPIVRLMMALKIISLGRGASGVRREVIEQLQAMLAHGIYPLVPQQGSVGASGDLAPLAHMTAVMIGEGQAIVDGKIVSGSEALAAADLAPLTLGPKEGLALINGTQFSTAYAISGVLRAFRLARAALVSGALSVDAAMASTAPFRPEIQALRGLRGQIAAAATLTALLDGSDIRLSHLEGDERVQDPYCLRCQPQVAGAALDLITQAARTLIVEANAVTDNPLVLVETGEIVSGGNFHAEPVAFAADTIALALSEIGAISERRIATLVDPALNFGLPPFLTPDPGINSGFMIAEVTAAALYAENKQRAAACSIDSTPTSANQEDHVSMAAHAARRLSDMADNLASILGIELLVAAQGITLRAPHATSAPLVAVIDKLREHVPALGADRYMAGDLAKAAALIEADALPAVALTALASDPFPRLD, from the coding sequence GTGACCGGGCAGGGCACAGCGATCGTCGTCAGGCCGGGATCGGTGAGCTTTGACGATCTCGCGCGCGTGCTTGCGGGTGCTGCTGCGGTGCTCGATCCATCGTTCTGGTCGCGCGTCGAGGCGGCCGCGGAGATCGTTGCAAAGGCGGCGCTCGGCGCCGCGCCCGTTTACGGGATCAACACCGGCTTCGGGAAGCTGGCCTCGAAACGCATTCCGCCTGACCAGACCGCATTGCTCCAACGCAACCTCATCGTCTCGCATTGCTGCGGCGTCGGGCCGGCCGCGCCCGAGCCGATCGTGCGGCTGATGATGGCCCTCAAGATCATCTCGCTCGGGCGCGGCGCGTCCGGCGTGCGCCGCGAGGTGATCGAGCAATTACAGGCCATGCTGGCCCACGGCATCTATCCGCTGGTGCCGCAGCAGGGCTCGGTCGGTGCCTCGGGCGACCTCGCGCCACTCGCGCATATGACCGCCGTGATGATCGGCGAGGGGCAGGCTATCGTCGACGGGAAGATCGTCTCCGGCAGCGAGGCGCTTGCTGCGGCCGACCTTGCGCCGCTGACCCTCGGTCCCAAGGAGGGGCTCGCGCTGATCAACGGCACGCAGTTCTCGACGGCCTATGCCATCTCAGGCGTACTGCGCGCATTTCGACTCGCGCGCGCGGCATTGGTCTCCGGTGCGCTGTCGGTCGATGCCGCCATGGCTTCGACCGCGCCGTTCCGGCCCGAGATCCAGGCGCTGCGCGGTCTTCGCGGCCAGATCGCCGCGGCCGCAACGCTGACGGCACTGCTCGACGGCAGCGATATCCGCCTGTCGCATCTCGAAGGCGACGAGCGCGTGCAGGATCCCTATTGCCTGCGCTGCCAGCCACAGGTCGCGGGCGCCGCGCTCGATCTCATCACCCAGGCCGCGCGCACGCTGATCGTCGAGGCCAATGCCGTCACCGACAATCCGCTGGTCCTGGTCGAGACCGGCGAGATCGTCTCCGGCGGCAATTTCCACGCCGAGCCGGTGGCCTTTGCCGCCGATACGATCGCGCTCGCCTTGTCGGAGATCGGCGCCATCAGCGAGCGGCGCATCGCGACGCTGGTCGATCCCGCGCTCAACTTTGGCCTGCCGCCGTTCCTCACGCCGGATCCCGGCATCAATTCCGGCTTCATGATCGCCGAGGTGACGGCGGCCGCGCTCTACGCCGAGAACAAGCAGCGCGCCGCGGCCTGCTCGATCGACTCGACGCCGACCAGCGCCAACCAGGAGGACCATGTCTCGATGGCCGCGCATGCCGCGCGGCGCCTGTCCGACATGGCCGACAATCTCGCGTCCATCCTGGGTATCGAGCTTCTGGTCGCGGCCCAAGGCATCACGCTGCGCGCGCCGCACGCGACCAGCGCGCCGCTCGTGGCGGTCATCGACAAGCTTCGCGAGCACGTGCCTGCACTCGGTGCCGACCGCTACATGGCCGGCGATCTCGCCAAGGCCGCCGCGCTGATCGAAGCCGACGCTCTGCCGGCCGTCGCGCTCACTGCGCTCGCATCTGATCCGTTTCCAAGGCTTGACTAA
- the hutU gene encoding urocanate hydratase, translating to MNRRLDNDRTIRAPRGSEISAKSWLTEAPLRMLMNNLDPDVAERPSELVVYGGIGRAARDWESFDRITNALRKLESDQTLLVQSGKPVGIFRTHADAPRVLIANSNIVPHWATLDHFNELDRQGLMMYGQMTAGSWIYIGSQGIVQGTYETFVEVGRRHYGGSLAGKWILTAGLGGMGGAQPLAATMAGASMLAVECQPSRIEMRLRTGYLDRQAATLDEALAIMADAAKSKRAVSVGLLGNASEIFPELVRRGVKPDIVTDQTSAHDPINGYLPKGWTLADWEAKRASDPKAVERASKTSMVEHVQAMLDFHAQGIPTLDYGNNIRQMAQDMGLTNAFDFPGFVPAYIRPLFCRGVGPFRWAALSGDPEDIFKTDARVKELMPDDKHLHNWLDMARERIKFQGLPARICWVGLGDRHRLGLAFNEMVARGELKAPIVIGRDHLDSGSVASPNRETEAMKDGSDAVSDWPLLNALLNCASGATWVSLHHGGGVGIGYSQHAGMVIVADGTPEAARRIERVLWNDPASGVMRHADAGYDIAIDCARDKGLDLPSLSK from the coding sequence ATGAACCGCCGATTGGACAATGACCGCACCATCCGCGCGCCTCGTGGCAGCGAAATCAGCGCCAAGAGCTGGCTGACGGAAGCACCGCTGCGCATGCTCATGAACAATCTCGACCCCGATGTCGCCGAGCGGCCGAGCGAGCTCGTCGTCTATGGCGGCATCGGCCGCGCCGCGCGCGATTGGGAGAGCTTCGACCGGATCACGAATGCGTTGCGCAAGCTCGAGAGCGACCAGACCCTGCTGGTGCAATCCGGCAAGCCGGTCGGCATCTTCCGCACCCATGCCGATGCACCGCGCGTGCTGATCGCGAACTCCAACATCGTGCCGCATTGGGCGACGCTCGATCATTTCAACGAGCTCGATCGCCAGGGCCTGATGATGTACGGCCAGATGACCGCGGGCTCCTGGATCTATATCGGGAGCCAGGGCATCGTGCAGGGCACCTACGAGACCTTCGTCGAGGTCGGCCGTCGCCACTATGGCGGCAGCCTGGCCGGCAAATGGATTCTCACCGCCGGCCTCGGCGGCATGGGTGGCGCGCAGCCGCTGGCGGCGACCATGGCCGGCGCCTCGATGCTCGCTGTCGAATGCCAGCCGAGCCGCATCGAGATGCGGCTGCGCACCGGCTATCTCGACCGCCAGGCGGCAACGCTCGACGAAGCGCTGGCGATCATGGCGGACGCGGCCAAGTCGAAGAGGGCCGTCTCGGTCGGCCTGCTCGGCAATGCCTCCGAGATTTTTCCGGAGCTGGTGCGCCGCGGCGTCAAACCCGACATCGTCACCGACCAGACCAGCGCGCATGATCCGATCAACGGCTATTTGCCGAAGGGCTGGACTCTCGCTGATTGGGAGGCCAAGCGCGCCTCCGATCCGAAGGCCGTTGAGCGCGCCTCCAAGACATCGATGGTCGAGCACGTCCAGGCCATGCTGGATTTCCATGCGCAGGGAATCCCGACGCTCGATTACGGCAACAACATCCGCCAGATGGCGCAGGACATGGGTCTGACAAACGCCTTCGATTTTCCCGGCTTCGTGCCGGCCTATATCCGCCCGCTGTTCTGCCGCGGCGTCGGGCCGTTCCGCTGGGCTGCGCTGTCGGGCGACCCTGAAGACATCTTCAAGACCGACGCCAGGGTCAAGGAGCTGATGCCCGACGACAAGCATCTGCACAACTGGCTCGATATGGCCAGGGAGCGCATCAAGTTCCAGGGCCTGCCGGCGCGGATCTGCTGGGTTGGCCTCGGCGATCGCCATCGCCTCGGCCTTGCCTTCAACGAGATGGTGGCGCGCGGCGAGCTGAAGGCGCCCATCGTGATCGGTCGCGATCATCTCGACTCTGGCTCGGTGGCGAGCCCCAACCGCGAGACCGAGGCGATGAAGGACGGATCGGACGCGGTGTCCGACTGGCCGCTGCTGAACGCGCTGCTCAATTGCGCCAGCGGGGCGACCTGGGTGTCGCTGCATCATGGCGGCGGTGTCGGCATCGGCTATTCCCAGCACGCCGGCATGGTGATCGTTGCCGACGGCACGCCGGAAGCGGCGAGGCGCATCGAGCGTGTGCTGTGGAACGATCCCGCCTCTGGCGTCATGCGCCATGCGGATGCGGGCTACGACATCGCGATCGACTGCGCCCGCGACAAGGGGCTCGATTTGCCGAGCCTTTCGAAGTAG
- a CDS encoding putative bifunctional diguanylate cyclase/phosphodiesterase, with product MPAVNLKAYLAAAMQLFRVSDDPDLTRAQFDAFSKQIPLLYFILISNTIAVAYTYVNVAPDWLTMIVPGVLTVLAALRTFWWLRQRHFVRSDADILRNLRATNWMTLPIAAGFTAWSFALYPYGDPFARSQVAFYMAVTVIGCIFSLMHLRSAALIVTLIVDVPYVLFFWATGEPTLKAIAVNNLLVSGAMVTVLFIYYRDFADLVASRKSLLVQQAATQALSDENFCLANLDSLTELPNRRRFFAELSSAFNDAERRHVRVAVGIIDLDGFKPINDNYGHSVGDRVLIEAGRRIREVCEGFGPQRVEFARLGGDEFGLVVCGDPEDADLERLGERIGEQVKLPYQLDTAHTGLSCSIGFALYPRSASTAEALYECADYSLYHAKRHLRGRTVIFSSEHEAEIRSRGVIETLLRTADFSAEMDLVFQPIVDAMSEHTAGFEALARWQSPRLGWVSPADFIPAAERIGLIRPLTQALLVRALAAARTWPDHTRLSFNLSAHDICSPDGILPLIAIIENSGVPPRRLDFEITETAVTFDFARAQQSIAALKAMGCGISLDDFGTGYSSLSHVHRLPLDKLKIDRSFVADINDNPVSHKIIKSLTGLCDDMEIACVVEGVETRAQLDSLRRLGCDFVQGYYFAKPMPGAAIEDYLARERERLDHGAAKVVA from the coding sequence ATGCCTGCCGTCAATTTGAAGGCCTACCTCGCCGCTGCGATGCAGCTGTTTCGCGTCTCCGACGATCCGGACCTGACGCGCGCGCAGTTCGACGCCTTCTCCAAGCAGATTCCGCTGCTCTACTTCATCCTGATCAGCAACACGATCGCGGTGGCCTATACCTACGTCAACGTCGCACCGGACTGGCTGACGATGATCGTGCCGGGCGTGCTCACGGTGCTCGCCGCGCTTCGGACCTTCTGGTGGCTGCGCCAGCGCCATTTCGTGCGCAGCGATGCCGACATCCTGCGCAATCTGCGCGCCACGAACTGGATGACGCTGCCGATCGCCGCCGGCTTCACCGCCTGGTCGTTCGCGCTCTATCCGTACGGCGATCCCTTCGCCAGGAGTCAGGTCGCGTTCTACATGGCCGTGACCGTGATCGGTTGCATCTTCTCACTGATGCATCTGCGTTCGGCTGCGCTGATCGTGACGCTGATCGTCGACGTGCCCTATGTGCTGTTCTTCTGGGCGACGGGCGAACCGACGCTGAAGGCGATTGCGGTCAACAACCTCCTGGTCTCCGGCGCGATGGTAACGGTGCTGTTCATCTATTACCGCGACTTCGCCGATCTCGTCGCCAGCCGCAAATCGCTGCTGGTTCAGCAGGCGGCGACGCAGGCGCTGTCGGACGAAAACTTCTGTCTCGCCAATCTGGATTCCCTCACCGAGCTGCCGAACCGCCGCCGCTTCTTCGCCGAGCTGTCGAGCGCCTTCAACGATGCCGAGCGCAGGCACGTGCGCGTCGCAGTCGGCATCATCGATCTCGACGGCTTCAAGCCAATCAACGACAATTACGGCCATTCGGTCGGCGACCGAGTCCTGATCGAGGCTGGACGCCGCATCCGCGAGGTCTGCGAGGGCTTCGGCCCGCAGCGTGTGGAGTTCGCGCGCCTCGGCGGCGACGAGTTCGGTCTCGTCGTCTGCGGCGACCCCGAAGATGCCGATCTCGAGCGGCTCGGTGAACGCATCGGCGAGCAGGTCAAGCTACCCTACCAGCTCGACACCGCCCACACCGGCCTGTCGTGCTCGATCGGTTTTGCGCTGTACCCGCGCTCGGCGTCGACGGCAGAAGCGCTCTATGAATGCGCGGACTATTCGCTCTACCACGCCAAACGCCATCTGCGCGGCCGCACCGTGATCTTCTCGAGCGAGCACGAGGCCGAGATTCGTAGCCGCGGCGTGATCGAAACCCTGCTGCGCACGGCCGATTTCAGCGCCGAGATGGACCTGGTGTTCCAGCCGATCGTCGATGCCATGAGCGAGCATACCGCGGGCTTCGAGGCGCTGGCGCGCTGGCAAAGCCCCCGCCTCGGCTGGGTCTCGCCGGCCGACTTCATCCCGGCCGCCGAGCGCATCGGCCTGATCCGTCCGCTGACGCAGGCGCTGCTGGTGCGCGCGCTCGCGGCGGCCAGGACCTGGCCGGACCATACCCGCCTGTCGTTCAACCTCTCGGCCCACGACATCTGCTCGCCCGACGGCATCCTGCCGCTGATCGCCATCATCGAAAACAGCGGCGTGCCGCCGCGCCGGCTCGACTTCGAGATCACCGAGACGGCCGTGACCTTCGACTTCGCGCGCGCGCAGCAGTCGATCGCGGCGCTGAAGGCCATGGGCTGCGGCATTTCGCTAGATGACTTCGGCACCGGCTATTCGTCGCTGAGCCACGTGCACCGGCTGCCGCTGGACAAGCTCAAGATCGACCGCAGCTTCGTCGCCGACATCAACGACAATCCTGTGAGCCACAAGATCATCAAGTCGTTGACGGGCCTGTGCGACGACATGGAGATCGCCTGCGTGGTCGAAGGTGTCGAAACCCGCGCCCAGCTCGACAGCCTGCGCCGCCTCGGCTGCGACTTCGTGCAGGGCTATTATTTCGCAAAGCCCATGCCGGGCGCGGCGATCGAGGACTACCTCGCCAGGGAGCGCGAACGGCTTGACCACGGCGCAGCCAAGGTCGTGGCCTGA